A stretch of Leisingera sp. S132 DNA encodes these proteins:
- a CDS encoding site-specific integrase — translation MLTARSPYWLIRFRDPLAGKYVHRSSKEISRLDAIEVAYEFADSYRSKANSDHAQKKATSFEHYAKKLMSIQKGKSKWSDGDNKLLNRSKDGLICYFGKYDVTKITTGKVRDYLVHLDENRPKRLAESTKAKHTIIIRKVLTLAVEDGILNVLPVMPKQKTVDTPRHTFTDDEYKRFMKAAGECAKRGDVVRGVQITGHHAKMFRFVVHTFLRPTEGELFGLKHKDIQIKGDPPHLEMNVRGGKTGGRTSVTMPLAVPLYQGTLNPFDESGPDRNGYVWMPEYSNRRTAINTARRLFNHILEKAELLDEDRKLSPYSLRHYAIQARLRGSQGSVAQIG, via the coding sequence GTGCTGACAGCCCGAAGCCCGTACTGGCTTATCCGCTTCAGGGACCCCCTTGCAGGGAAATACGTCCACAGGTCGTCCAAGGAGATATCGCGGCTGGATGCGATTGAAGTGGCCTATGAGTTTGCCGACTCATACCGCAGCAAGGCCAACAGCGACCATGCTCAGAAGAAAGCCACCAGTTTCGAGCACTATGCCAAGAAGCTGATGAGCATTCAGAAAGGCAAGTCCAAGTGGTCGGACGGCGACAACAAGCTGCTGAACCGATCGAAGGACGGCCTGATCTGCTATTTCGGTAAGTATGATGTCACGAAGATCACCACCGGCAAGGTTCGGGATTACCTGGTTCATCTGGACGAGAACCGGCCAAAGCGGCTGGCGGAATCGACCAAGGCCAAACACACAATCATCATCCGCAAAGTTCTGACTCTGGCGGTGGAAGACGGCATTCTGAACGTGCTGCCGGTGATGCCAAAGCAGAAGACCGTGGACACGCCCCGCCACACCTTCACGGACGACGAGTACAAACGGTTCATGAAAGCTGCCGGTGAATGTGCCAAACGCGGTGATGTGGTCCGTGGTGTTCAGATCACCGGCCACCACGCCAAGATGTTCCGCTTTGTCGTTCACACGTTCCTTCGGCCTACTGAAGGTGAGCTGTTCGGGTTGAAGCACAAGGACATTCAGATCAAAGGCGACCCGCCGCACTTGGAGATGAACGTCCGTGGCGGCAAGACCGGTGGCCGCACTAGCGTGACAATGCCGCTGGCTGTTCCCCTCTATCAGGGAACCCTGAACCCTTTCGATGAGAGCGGCCCAGATCGGAACGGTTATGTGTGGATGCCGGAATATTCCAACCGCAGGACAGCCATCAACACCGCCCGCCGCCTGTTCAACCATATCCTGGAGAAGGCTGAGCTGCTGGACGAAGACAGGAAGCTGTCTCCGTACTCCCTCCGGCACTACGCCATCCAAGCACGCCTCAGAGGCTCCCAGGGCTCTGTTGCGCAAATCGGGTGA
- a CDS encoding DNA gyrase inhibitor YacG, translating into MSCPVCGGDSQKSYRPFCSKRCADIDLGKWLTGAYSVPSQDPEDIENALEEAGRASAQEENPQQTRH; encoded by the coding sequence ATGAGCTGTCCGGTCTGCGGCGGGGATTCGCAAAAGAGCTACCGCCCGTTCTGCTCCAAGCGCTGCGCCGATATCGATCTCGGCAAATGGCTGACCGGCGCCTATTCGGTGCCCAGCCAGGACCCGGAAGACATTGAAAACGCTTTGGAAGAAGCCGGACGCGCCTCAGCGCAGGAGGAAAATCCGCAGCAAACCCGGCATTAG
- a CDS encoding ribonuclease E/G: MKGRTIILDHIQHREAAALMVDGKLDDFLVESDAPAAGTIYRARADRPVKGQGGMFLTTPDGPAFLRQVKGLAPGQMILVQVSGYAEPGKAIPVTQKLLFKSRYAIVTPEAPGLNISRSIRDEDERDRLLEIAHEEMDASGYGLILRSACAGADGEEIAEDVAAMAAMAAQVMQDEGSEPEVLAEGDTPHLLAWRDWVEPADIEREPGGFERFGVLDALDTARGIREPLPGGAFLFIEPTRALVAVDVNTGSDTSLAAGIKANMAAAKALPRALRVRGLGGQIVLDLAPMPKKDRRGFETALRAAFRADSEETVLAGWTSLGHYELQRKRGRIALSGVLK; encoded by the coding sequence ATGAAGGGCCGTACCATCATTCTCGACCACATCCAGCACCGCGAAGCCGCGGCACTAATGGTGGACGGCAAGCTGGACGACTTTCTGGTTGAAAGCGATGCCCCTGCTGCCGGCACCATCTACCGCGCCCGCGCCGACCGGCCGGTCAAGGGCCAGGGCGGTATGTTTCTGACAACCCCGGACGGTCCGGCCTTCCTGCGCCAGGTCAAGGGGCTTGCACCGGGCCAGATGATCCTGGTGCAGGTCTCCGGCTACGCCGAGCCGGGCAAAGCCATTCCGGTCACCCAGAAGCTCCTGTTCAAGAGCCGCTATGCCATTGTCACGCCAGAGGCGCCGGGGCTGAACATCTCACGCAGCATCCGCGACGAGGATGAACGCGACCGGCTGCTGGAGATTGCCCATGAGGAAATGGACGCGTCTGGCTACGGCCTGATCCTGCGCTCTGCCTGCGCCGGGGCGGACGGCGAAGAGATTGCCGAAGACGTTGCCGCGATGGCCGCGATGGCCGCACAGGTTATGCAGGACGAAGGATCCGAACCCGAGGTTCTGGCCGAAGGCGACACGCCGCATCTGCTGGCCTGGCGGGACTGGGTGGAACCGGCGGATATTGAGCGCGAGCCGGGCGGGTTTGAGCGCTTCGGCGTGCTGGACGCACTGGACACCGCACGCGGCATCCGCGAGCCGCTCCCGGGGGGCGCCTTCCTGTTCATCGAGCCGACCCGCGCCCTGGTCGCGGTGGATGTGAACACCGGTTCGGACACCTCTCTTGCGGCGGGCATCAAGGCCAATATGGCCGCCGCCAAGGCCCTGCCCCGTGCCTTGCGGGTGCGCGGCCTGGGCGGACAGATCGTGCTGGACCTCGCCCCGATGCCAAAGAAGGACCGCCGCGGGTTTGAAACCGCGCTGCGGGCCGCTTTCCGGGCGGATTCCGAGGAAACCGTGCTGGCGGGCTGGACCAGCCTTGGCCACTATGAATTGCAGCGCAAGCGCGGCCGGATTGCCCTGAGCGGGGTGCTGAAATGA
- a CDS encoding nucleoside triphosphate pyrophosphatase, giving the protein MAFILGSGSPRRLQLLAQLGVHPDEVRPPEIDETPRNGELPRAYCARVTREKTQAVPAGTDDVVLCADTTVALGRRILGKPRDAGEAAEFLLALSGRRHRVITAVAVRRGDRVWEKDVVSQVKMKNLSDEELNAYLATGDWEGKAGAYAIQGPAGAFIPWISGSFTGIVGLPLSETANLLRAAGLPLYQEAAA; this is encoded by the coding sequence ATGGCATTTATCCTGGGATCGGGCAGCCCGCGGCGGCTGCAATTGCTGGCGCAGCTGGGTGTGCATCCGGACGAGGTGCGCCCGCCGGAGATCGATGAGACCCCTCGAAACGGCGAACTGCCGCGCGCCTACTGCGCACGCGTCACGCGGGAAAAAACCCAAGCTGTCCCTGCGGGGACAGACGACGTCGTGCTCTGCGCGGATACCACCGTGGCACTTGGCCGCCGCATCCTGGGCAAGCCGCGCGATGCGGGCGAGGCAGCCGAGTTCCTGCTGGCACTTTCCGGCCGCCGCCACCGGGTGATCACCGCCGTTGCGGTGCGCCGCGGGGACCGGGTCTGGGAGAAAGACGTGGTCAGCCAGGTGAAAATGAAAAACCTCTCCGACGAGGAACTGAACGCCTATCTTGCGACCGGCGACTGGGAAGGCAAGGCCGGCGCCTATGCCATCCAGGGCCCCGCCGGCGCCTTCATTCCATGGATCAGCGGCTCTTTCACCGGCATTGTCGGGTTGCCGCTCTCCGAAACCGCAAATCTGCTGCGCGCCGCCGGGCTGCCGCTTTACCAGGAGGCCGCCGCATGA
- the infA gene encoding translation initiation factor IF-1 encodes MAKEDTLEFPGVVKELLPNATFRVELENGHEIIAHTAGKMRKNRIRVLAGDKVQVEMTPYDLTKGRINYRFK; translated from the coding sequence ATGGCCAAGGAAGATACGCTCGAATTTCCCGGTGTCGTGAAGGAACTCCTGCCTAACGCGACGTTTCGGGTCGAGCTTGAGAACGGCCATGAGATCATCGCACATACGGCAGGCAAGATGCGCAAGAACCGCATCCGTGTTCTGGCTGGCGACAAGGTCCAGGTGGAAATGACCCCCTATGACCTGACCAAAGGACGGATCAACTACCGCTTCAAGTAA
- a CDS encoding carbon-nitrogen hydrolase family protein: MKIATAAYPLDWLDSWAQYEDKLAAWVAEAAGKGAELLVFPEYGAMELSTLDGAAVAGDLEQSIHSVSEKMEDAAALHLKLAAEHGVHILGASAPVNSGLDRPVNRAELYTPAGKRDHQDKQIMTRFEREEWGIMGGGPLKIFDTALGRIGVLICYDSEFPLLGRALAETDVILVPSCTEALAGYWRVRIGAMSRALENQCVTAMASIVGANEWSEAVDMNTGTGGIFGPPDKGFPGTGVLSEGALNQPGWTYGEADLEAIAHVRADGGVLNRLHWEEQAPRVKSVTKAAVC, translated from the coding sequence ATGAAAATCGCCACTGCCGCCTATCCGCTCGATTGGCTCGACAGCTGGGCACAGTATGAAGACAAACTGGCCGCCTGGGTCGCAGAGGCGGCCGGCAAGGGCGCCGAGCTGCTGGTCTTTCCCGAATACGGCGCAATGGAGCTGTCGACACTGGATGGGGCGGCAGTGGCCGGCGATCTGGAGCAGTCGATCCATTCGGTGTCGGAGAAGATGGAGGATGCGGCGGCGCTGCATCTGAAACTGGCGGCCGAGCACGGCGTGCATATCCTCGGCGCTTCCGCACCGGTGAACAGCGGGCTGGACCGGCCGGTGAACCGGGCAGAGCTGTACACGCCCGCGGGCAAGCGGGACCATCAGGACAAGCAGATCATGACCCGGTTCGAGCGCGAGGAGTGGGGTATCATGGGAGGCGGGCCGCTCAAGATCTTCGACACGGCCCTGGGGAGAATCGGGGTGCTGATCTGCTATGACAGCGAGTTCCCGCTCCTGGGCCGCGCGCTGGCGGAGACGGATGTGATTCTCGTCCCCTCCTGCACCGAGGCGCTGGCCGGATACTGGCGGGTGCGCATCGGTGCAATGTCGCGGGCGCTGGAAAACCAGTGCGTGACCGCCATGGCCTCCATTGTCGGGGCCAATGAATGGTCGGAAGCCGTGGACATGAACACCGGCACCGGCGGCATTTTCGGCCCGCCGGACAAGGGCTTCCCAGGCACCGGGGTGCTGTCTGAGGGCGCGCTGAACCAGCCGGGCTGGACCTATGGCGAAGCGGACCTGGAAGCGATCGCCCATGTAAGGGCGGATGGCGGCGTGCTGAACCGCCTGCACTGGGAGGAGCAGGCCCCTCGCGTGAAATCGGTCACAAAGGCCGCAGTTTGCTGA
- a CDS encoding GNAT family N-acetyltransferase has protein sequence MTIRVEAMTGAALEAALDDVARLRIKVFRAWPYLYDGDLAYEREYLQSYRDSTRAVVVGAFYGETLVGASTGAPLSDHADDFAAAFAGTGIDLNDVFYCAESVLLPEYRGHGVGHGFFDARETHARKHGFRKTAFCGVQRPADHPLRPVGYAPLDPFWRKRGHAPLEGAVAHFSWKDVDQAEETKKPLQFWIRDL, from the coding sequence ATGACGATCCGGGTCGAAGCGATGACCGGCGCGGCACTGGAGGCCGCGCTGGATGATGTGGCGCGCCTGCGCATCAAGGTATTCCGCGCCTGGCCGTATCTATACGACGGCGATCTGGCCTATGAGCGGGAGTACCTGCAAAGCTACCGCGACAGCACCCGCGCCGTGGTCGTGGGCGCCTTTTACGGCGAGACCCTCGTGGGTGCCTCCACCGGGGCGCCGCTGAGCGACCACGCGGATGATTTCGCGGCGGCGTTTGCGGGCACCGGGATTGATCTAAACGACGTCTTTTATTGCGCCGAATCCGTGCTGCTGCCGGAATACCGCGGCCATGGCGTCGGCCACGGGTTCTTTGATGCCCGCGAAACCCATGCCCGCAAGCACGGGTTCAGGAAAACCGCCTTTTGCGGCGTGCAGCGCCCGGCGGACCACCCGCTGCGGCCTGTGGGCTACGCACCGCTGGATCCGTTCTGGCGCAAGCGCGGCCATGCCCCGCTGGAGGGTGCTGTTGCGCATTTTTCCTGGAAAGACGTGGACCAGGCAGAAGAGACCAAGAAGCCGCTGCAATTCTGGATCCGGGATCTGTAA
- a CDS encoding ketosteroid isomerase-related protein produces MTDTIARYFAAFNAGDTDTMLDCLDEQIAHHVNEGKIRVGKEEFAEFCAHMSRCYKEELTDMVIFSGNDGSRAAAEFIVNGTYLVTDDGLPEARGQTYRLPGGSFFELKDGKISRVTTFYNLADWIAQVSAG; encoded by the coding sequence ATGACCGACACCATCGCGCGCTATTTCGCGGCCTTCAACGCCGGCGACACGGACACCATGCTGGACTGCCTGGATGAGCAGATTGCTCATCACGTGAACGAGGGCAAAATCCGTGTGGGGAAAGAGGAATTCGCGGAGTTCTGCGCCCATATGAGCCGCTGCTACAAGGAAGAGCTGACCGATATGGTGATCTTTTCCGGCAACGACGGCAGCCGCGCGGCGGCGGAATTCATCGTCAACGGCACCTATCTGGTGACAGACGACGGCCTGCCGGAGGCCAGGGGCCAGACGTACCGCCTGCCCGGCGGGTCGTTCTTTGAGCTGAAGGACGGCAAGATTTCCCGCGTCACCACCTTTTACAACCTGGCCGACTGGATCGCCCAGGTTTCGGCAGGATGA